The Reichenbachiella carrageenanivorans region GATAAATTCGAGCAATGGGCCAAGACTGTACCCTATACGCTACGCAATCCGCTCTACCACTGGACGCACCTCGAACTTCAGCGGTACTTTGGTGTTTCCACCTTGCTTTCGCCTGATACTTCAAAGGAAATTTATCAAGAGGTCAACCGTCAGCTCCAGCAAAAATCACACAGCTGTGAAGGATTGCTGAAAAGCAGAAAGGTGGAGCTACTATGTACCACAGACGACCCGACAGACGATCTTTCGTATCATCAGCAAATCCAACAGCAATCGATGGCCGTGAAGGTATATCCTACCTTCCGACCCGACAAAGCCTTAGGCTTGGGTGATCCAAAGTCGTATTTGTCGTATCTTGAAAAACTAGGAAGTGCAGCAGGTATTACTATCCAAAACTTAGACACTTTGCTGGAGGCATTGCAGCAGCGCGTCGATCACTTTCACCACATAGGCGGAAGGATCTCTGATCTGGGCTTCAACCAATTGCCCTATTTGAACCCTAAAGAAAAAAACAGAGACGCAAACTTCAAATCTATCCTAGAGGGGAAAAATCTGAATATAGCAGAGGTAGAAGATCTGCAAGCTTATATACTCACCGAGCTGTGCAAAATGTACCACACCAAAGGCTGGGCACAGCAGTTTCATCTCGGCGCCCTGCGCAACAACAACGAAAGGGCCTTGCGTGAACTGGGGCCAGACACGGGCTACGACTCTATGGGTGATTTCGATCAAGCAGATAGAATCTCTCGTTTTTTAAACAACCTAGACAACACCGATCAACTCGCCAAAACGATCCTCTACAATCTCAATTCGAGAGACAACGACCTACTGGCTACCATGGCGGGCAATTT contains the following coding sequences:
- the uxaC gene encoding glucuronate isomerase — its product is MKSFLGDNFLLSNEIAEALYHDFAKDQPIIDYHNHLSPELIAKDHQFENISEAWLHGDHYKWRAMRANGIDEKYITGSASDADKFEQWAKTVPYTLRNPLYHWTHLELQRYFGVSTLLSPDTSKEIYQEVNRQLQQKSHSCEGLLKSRKVELLCTTDDPTDDLSYHQQIQQQSMAVKVYPTFRPDKALGLGDPKSYLSYLEKLGSAAGITIQNLDTLLEALQQRVDHFHHIGGRISDLGFNQLPYLNPKEKNRDANFKSILEGKNLNIAEVEDLQAYILTELCKMYHTKGWAQQFHLGALRNNNERALRELGPDTGYDSMGDFDQADRISRFLNNLDNTDQLAKTILYNLNSRDNDLLATMAGNFNDGKTVGKIQFGSGWWFLDQKTGMENQMNSLSNMGLLSRFIGMLTDSRSFLSFPRHEYFRRILCNLIGTDVVNGELPNDIQWLGSMVNDICYHNAKNYFEFEQD